The sequence CGGCCTGGTGATTACGCCCGCCGCGGCGGATGCGGGGCTCGTCAATGGATATCAGATCACGAGCATTACCGGCGGCACGCTGTTCTTGAACAACGGCACGACGCAGGTCACCGACGGCGAAGTGATCACCGCGGCCCAAGGCGCCGCCGGCTTGAAGTTCACCGCCAACTCACTCGTCAACGGCAGTTTCACGGTCCAGGAATCAAGCACCATCGACACCACTGGACTGAGCGGCACAACGACCGCCGCCACTATCACCGTGACCTCTCCGCTACCCTCTTACCCCGATCTGCAAGTTAGCAACTTGCGGCTGTCGGCGACTCTCGCGCAACCGGGGCAAGTGATTACGATCTTTTGGAATGACATTAACGCCGGCGACGGCCCCACGCCGACCGGCGTTGGCTGGCAGGATGGGATTGCGGTCGATAATCTCACGACCGGGCAGACACTTGTTGACACAACGGTTGGCTATAATGCTTCGACGAGCGGCGCCATCGCCGCCGACGGCCAGTCGCCGCAGTTGTCGATCAGTTTCGCCCTGCCCGGCGGTTCTCAAGGCGCCGGATTGTTGGTTATCGCCGTGGATACCAATTTCAACGACACTCTTTTCGAATCCAATGCCAACGGCACGGCCGATAGCAACAATACTGCAACGATTCAGGTCATTTCGACGATCCCGGTGTCAGCGCCGTTCGGAGCGCCGACCGTCACGAATGCGTTCACCGATGCAAACACGCAAACGACCGCCGGCCTTGTAATTACCGCCAACGCGGCCGATGCGGCACTGGTCAATGGCTTTCAAATCACAAACATCGCTGGTGGATCGCTGTTTTTGAACGACGGTGCGACGCCGATCGTCGACGGTCAGGTCATCACGGTCGCCCAAGGCGCCGCGGGCTTGAAGTTCACTCCCACGGCCAACTCGTTCGCCAACGGCGGGTTCACCGTTCGAGAGTCGGCCACCGTCGACGCGTCCGGCATCAGCGGGGCAGCGGCCACGGCGACCATCAATGTGCGCATCCCATACGCAGTCATTCAATTTTTCGATCCGATCCAGATGCCCGGCGATCCGGCTTCCGGCGGCACACTGGACTCAACCACGAACGGCGGCACGACGAACGGCGGTTCCCCCAATGGCGGATCGATGGTCGGAGGCGCGGCAAGCGGCTTTGTGTCGGCGGTCGTAGCGGACGACGAAGCGGCGGCGGCCGGCGCGCAATCCGGGAACAAATCGGTCGGCATTCCGATGGTAGCTCCGCTTGTCGCGGCCCTGCTGCCGACCGTGCGACAGAACTCGGTTGCCGGCGGCGGCAACGCCTTGGGCGAAGTTGGCAGGCCGCAATACAGTTCGCTGGCGATGGGCTCTCTTTCCAGCAGCAGCGAAGAGCGAATGCGCAGCGGCGGTGGTCCGATTCTCGAAGGGCTAGCGCCCGACGTCGTTATGGTGCAGTTTCAGGCTTTAGTTCCGGAGGTCCAAATCGCGGAGTTATCGGACGCCAGACCCGATCCTCCGGATCTGCCAAGTTTGCTAGTCCGCCCGGCGGAGGGCTTGACGCTGCCGGAGGCGCCGCAACCGGACGCCGCGATTTCGCCGCTCAAGTCATGGCGAACAGTGATTTTTTCAGGCATCGCGATCGTCGGATCGCTGCTGTTGGCCGGCTCGGCGTTTGTGCGTCGAAAGGTCGCCTCCCGTGAAAGAAAGACTGGGAAGTGAGATGGCGATTGGGTGTCAAGGATGGTTTGTACGGTGGCGCCGACGCGAGGTTGGACGAGCCAATCGCGGCGCCCATCGTAGTTGGCTCGATACGGAATCACACGGTTAAATTTCCCCAACAATCGAACGGCGAGGTGCGATGATGGCTCGATTGCAACAGCCCGCATTCCAGCTCAATGCGGAGTCGAAAGTCGTGATGGCGTGCGTGGATGCCTTCGAGCAATCCGCCGCCGACAAGAAACACGACCTGCGAGAGTTTCTCGCTGGAGTTCCGGAGGAATATCGGCCGTCCGCTTTGTTGGAGCTCGTGCGCGTCGATTTCGAACGGTGCTGGAAGCGTGGCAATCGGCGCCCGATCGCGCAATATCTCGAGGAGTATCCGGAACTTCGCACGTCGGAGAATTCGGTGTTGCAGTTGCTGCATGCGGAATTCGAGTTTCGGTTGAAGATCGGCGAGCAGCCTTCCGGCGACGAATATCGTAAAATCCACCCCGGCTTCAGCACGCATGTTTCGAAGGGGACCAACGCCACCGAACCGCTGGATTCTGCCTCCGGCGAACGCGTTGAAAAGCAGCCGGACTACATCGGTAAATACAAAATCTCGCGCACGCTCGGAATGGGCGGCTTCGGCGTTGTCTATCAGGGCCGCGACGAGCAACTTCAGCGGGATGTCGCGATCAAGGTCAGCCGCGCCGCGCAAGCTCGCCGCGGCCTGCCGGAAGGGCTGCTGCACGAAGCGCGCAGTATCGCTGGCTTGGATTATCCGGGCATCGTCAAGCTTTGGGAAATCGGCGAGACCGAACAAGGCGACGGCTATGTGGTTTATCAATTCGTGTCGGGCCAAACGCTCCAAGATCGGATTCGGCACCGCGACTACGACTTCGCACAGGCGGCCGAGTGGATGGCGCAGGTCGCCGACGCCCTGCAATACGCCCACACGCAAGGCGTCGTGCATCGCGATATCAAGCCGGCCAACGTGCTGATCGATGCGGATGGGCGGGCGCGCATCGTCGACTTCGGCCTGTCCACTCGGAATGAAGAATTTTACGCCGATCATCGTGGCCGCGTGCTGGGCACGCTGGCGTATCTCAGTCCGGAACAAGCGCGCGGCGAATCGCACTGGGCCAGCGCCCAGTCGGATATCTATTCCCTGGGCGTTGTGTTGTACGAAGCGATCTGCCGCCGCGTTCCATTTCATGCGGGAACGAAAGCCGAGTTGTTGGAGCAGGTCGATCGCAGAGCTCCACCACCGCCGCGGAGTGTCGATGCCGCGATACCCGCCGAATTGGAAGACATTTGCCTCAAGGCATTGTCGAAGGAGCCCCAGCAGCGATACAAGACGGGAAGCGATATGGCAACCGCGCTACGTGCGGCCGTGCGGCCTCACGGCTCCGTGTGGCCTCGCGTGGCGCGGGCCGCCGCGGCGCTAGTCGCCGTTGCGGCGGTGTGCGTCGTGGCCGTGACGCTGATGAATCCGAAATCCTCTCCGATATCGTCGACGCCCCTGGACCTGACGCATTTCAACCTGTATCTCCCGCAATTCGCTCCGCTGACGCGTGACGACTTGCCGCTAACATCGGAGAAACATCTTGAAATCGAGGCGTCGCTGAATCGAGCCGGCTACGCCTACTTGCTGGCGTATGAGAATCAGAGCCCGGGCCGGCTGCTGTGGCCCGCGGGTCCGGCGGCACTTGCGAACCAACGTAAAACCGATGTATTCACGTTTCCGCCGGCCAGCGATCCCGACGCCATATTGGCGGTCCCCGACACGGACGGCGCCAGTTTGTTCCTCGTGATGGTTTCCGCCGAGCCGCTCGACCAGGAGCAGCTCGACAAGTTGCTGGAGACTCCGCCGAACTTGCATCTTACTCCGCAAGAGAGCGCTCATTTGAAGGTCGCCTTCGACGTCGTCGATCGCGCCCCGAAAGCGCGCACGGAATTTCCGCTTCGTAGCGACGGCCAATCGAACGCTCGGCCTTCCGTATCGGATGAGTTCAAGCAATTGCTGCGCGGCGGCGATGCGCAGCGCGCGTTTTACGGGATGATTCTGCCTCACGTCAAGAAAACGGCTCCCAGCAAGGAATAAACCCCATGCGTCGTTGGTGGTGGATCGGCTGTTGCGCGATTGCCGCGGAGGCCGGCCTGATGGGGCCGCGGCTCGGCGATGCTCGGGCATGGTCGCAAGTTCCTGCCGCGGTCGGGAACGCGGCGGCGGCCCGCCCGCGAGCGGATACCGCCGCAACGCAGCCGCAAGGCGCCGCCGCGAACGATGTTTCCCGGCCGGCGACTGGGCAATCGCTCAGACAGGCGCGAACCCTGATCTGGCAACGCCGATTTCGCGCGGCGGAGAAGCTGTTGCTGGATCAACTAAGCGGCGCGCCGCAGGAATCGATGGTGTCGCTGGAAGCAACGTTGGGCGAAGTCTATTTTCGATCCAGGCAGGATGATAAGGCGCTGTCCTGGCTGAGCCGTTCTCTAGCGCGGTATGAGCATGTCCGCCAGCCGACGCTGCAAGCGCTGGCGGAGGAAAGCCGCGTCGTTGGAATGTTGTCCGACACGTACGCTCGACAAGGTCAACTCGCCGATGCGATCGCGTCGCTCGAGCAGATGTTGGCTCATTACGACCATAAGGATGTCGTCGATGTTCCGACACAAATGAATCTCGTGGTCCGCCTTGCCGCTTTGCAATCGGAGAAACCGGCGCCGGCTTCGGCAAGAACCTCGCTGGACGATGAGATCGAGTGGCTGACAAAGCGCTTGCAGGCGGATCAATCCCGCGGACGGATCAGGCCCGAGGATTATGTTCAAGCAGTGGTGTGTCTGGCGCGGTACCAGAGCCTTGTGATGCGGCCCGACTTGGCAATCACGACGCTGAAGGATCT comes from Pirellulales bacterium and encodes:
- a CDS encoding serine/threonine-protein kinase — translated: MARLQQPAFQLNAESKVVMACVDAFEQSAADKKHDLREFLAGVPEEYRPSALLELVRVDFERCWKRGNRRPIAQYLEEYPELRTSENSVLQLLHAEFEFRLKIGEQPSGDEYRKIHPGFSTHVSKGTNATEPLDSASGERVEKQPDYIGKYKISRTLGMGGFGVVYQGRDEQLQRDVAIKVSRAAQARRGLPEGLLHEARSIAGLDYPGIVKLWEIGETEQGDGYVVYQFVSGQTLQDRIRHRDYDFAQAAEWMAQVADALQYAHTQGVVHRDIKPANVLIDADGRARIVDFGLSTRNEEFYADHRGRVLGTLAYLSPEQARGESHWASAQSDIYSLGVVLYEAICRRVPFHAGTKAELLEQVDRRAPPPPRSVDAAIPAELEDICLKALSKEPQQRYKTGSDMATALRAAVRPHGSVWPRVARAAAALVAVAAVCVVAVTLMNPKSSPISSTPLDLTHFNLYLPQFAPLTRDDLPLTSEKHLEIEASLNRAGYAYLLAYENQSPGRLLWPAGPAALANQRKTDVFTFPPASDPDAILAVPDTDGASLFLVMVSAEPLDQEQLDKLLETPPNLHLTPQESAHLKVAFDVVDRAPKARTEFPLRSDGQSNARPSVSDEFKQLLRGGDAQRAFYGMILPHVKKTAPSKE